In Acidimicrobiia bacterium, the sequence GTCGATGGTAGGCATGGCAATCAACGAGTACGCGTCATAATGGACTGGTGGATCGACCCCCGACCTTCGCACCTGTCGCATTGCTGGCCGCCGCAGCAGCCTGGACATTGACGCTCGCCTTCGGGGAGCCGACGATCGGGAGTAGCGCGGCGGCGGTAGCAGCCATCGATCTGTTGTTGGTGACGGTGACGGCCATCGTCGGCATCGTCGTAGCCAGGGCCAGGTGGGCACGCCGGTATGCCCTGGTCATCATCTGTTTCATGGGAGCCATGGCATTGACCATGCAGATCTCGAACAACTGGATCGTTGCTCTGGCGCTGACCGGTCTGGCGGTCGTTGCCGTTACCGGCCCCTCACTCGACGGGTACCTACCGGAGCGCAGCGTCGCCGGTCCGCCGCCCAAGGCCGTTGCGCTCCCCCTCCTGCTCCTTCTGTTCCCCGGAGTGGCTGCGTTTGCCTCCGGCTCGCCTGTGTCGGTCGCCGCCTGGTTGGTGATCGGCGGGACCCCCGTAGTCGCCTGGGCGTACGGAAAGGCGTATGTTGCCGGACTCTGGGCGGCGCGAGTCGCAGTTCCCATCGCGGCGATGGCGATGATGTGGTCGCTCGACCCCTGGTCGATGGTGCTTCTGAGCGCCGCCGTAGCAGGCGAGTTCTGGCTGGCCTGGAGTGGCGAGGCGGCTCTGGCGATCGATGTTTCCGACCAGATCCGTCTGGCGCGCTCGATCCCGATTCCACCAGAACTGACGCCGCCGGAGGTCCTGGCCGCAGCCGGAGTAGACGAACATGGGATGCGGCTGCCGGATCCGGCATCGGAATCAAGCGAAGAAGAGGGTGGCGAGTAGATGCGTCGGTATCCCAATCCATGGGTGTTTGGACCCGCAACGGTCGGATTGATCATTGCCGCCTGGCTCGGCTACTTCATCGCCAAGTTGAGCGGCAGCGGCCCCAGCGCCGCCGTCGCCTTCGCAGCCGTGGCCGGACTGGTCGCAGCCGTCGGTGTGGCCGTTGTTGCGGTACTGGCCATCCGATCGTTCGACGAGTGGAAGACCGCCCAAGAACAAGGACTGCCGGCACCCGAAGTCGGTTGCGAGGTCCCGCCCACCGAGTGAGTTTTCTCCGCAATACTGTGGACCACCACGCACCATTGCATTGCGGAGAAAATCGTTCAGATGTTCTGCGCAATACTGTGGACCACCACGCACCATTGCATTGCGGAGAAAGTCCGTTTGTGGGGTCAGTCTCCGGGAGCCGAGAAGATGAGCGCCACGTTGTGACCTCCGAAGCCGAATGAGTTGCTCATCGCGTGGCGAATCGTCATTGGTCGTTCAACGTTCGGCACATAGTCCAGATCGCATTCGGGGTCCGGGTCATCCTGGTTGATCGTTGGCGGGGCGATACCGTCGCGGATCGCCAGGACGCTCACCATTGCTTCGAGGGCGCCGGCGCCTCCCAACAGGTGGCCGGTCATGGATTTGGTCGATGAGACGGCGACGCCGGCGGCCGCCTCCTCGCCGAGGGCGATCTTGATGGCGCTCGTTTCGGTGCGATCGTTGGCGGCCGTCGACGTGCCGTGCGCGTTGATGTAGTCGATATCCGATCCCTGCAGTCCGGCATCTTTGAGCGCCATCTCCATGGCCCTGGCTTGTCCGGCGCCGCCGGGTCGAGGCAGCGTCACGTGGTAGGCATCCGACGACATCCCGTAACCGGTCACCTCGGCGTAGATCGTGGCTCGGCGGGCGATGGCATGCTCACGTTCCTCGAGGATGAGGGTTGCCGCTCCCTCTCCCATCACGAAACCATCCCGTCCTGCGTCGAATGGTCGGCTGGCCCGGGCCGGTTCGTCGTTTCGAGTCGACAGAGCCTTAGAGGAGTTGAAGGCGGCCACTGCAAACTCGACAATCACAGCCTCAGAACCGCCGGCCACCATCACATCGACGATGCCCCTGCGGATCATCTCGGCTGCATCTCCGATCGCATTGGCCGAGGCCGCACAGGCGGTGACGGTGCAGTTCGTCGGCCCCTGGAGGTTGAAGGCGATCGAGGCGTACCCCGCCGCCATGTTGGGGATCAGCTTCGTGATCGTGAGCGGATTGACCCTCGCCGCTCCCCGTTCACGCAACGTATCGAGCCCCTCGATAAACGAGTGCATCCCTCCGAGTCCGGCACCCACGATGGCCCCAACCCCGGCGGCGGCCCGGTCGTCTCCCCGGTAGTCGAGGCCGGCGTCGTCGAGAGCCTGCGACGTCGCCGCCACGAAGAATTGCGTGTAACGATCGAGCCGACGCGCTTCCTTGTGCTCGAGGTACTCGAGCGGGTCGAAGTTTCCTACCTCAGCCGCGATCTTGGTGGCCGTGTCTGAGGCGTCGAAGGCAGTGATCCGATCCACTCCCGAGACTCCGGCGCGGGCGGCTGCCCACGACGAATCCACATCGAGGCCGAGCGGATTGACCGTACCCAGCCCCGTCACAACGACCCTGCGATCGTGCCGTTTCACGATCCCCCCTCAGCCGGCCAGCTTGGCCACCACGAGTTCAACAGCCTGGCGCACGGTGGCGAGGTTCTCTGCCTCTTCATCGGGAATCGT encodes:
- the fabF gene encoding beta-ketoacyl-ACP synthase II, yielding MKRHDRRVVVTGLGTVNPLGLDVDSSWAAARAGVSGVDRITAFDASDTATKIAAEVGNFDPLEYLEHKEARRLDRYTQFFVAATSQALDDAGLDYRGDDRAAAGVGAIVGAGLGGMHSFIEGLDTLRERGAARVNPLTITKLIPNMAAGYASIAFNLQGPTNCTVTACAASANAIGDAAEMIRRGIVDVMVAGGSEAVIVEFAVAAFNSSKALSTRNDEPARASRPFDAGRDGFVMGEGAATLILEEREHAIARRATIYAEVTGYGMSSDAYHVTLPRPGGAGQARAMEMALKDAGLQGSDIDYINAHGTSTAANDRTETSAIKIALGEEAAAGVAVSSTKSMTGHLLGGAGALEAMVSVLAIRDGIAPPTINQDDPDPECDLDYVPNVERPMTIRHAMSNSFGFGGHNVALIFSAPGD